A window of Bacillus toyonensis BCT-7112 genomic DNA:
AATTTGAAAGAAAGCTTGTTGAGAGAGAAATCAATCGTTTACCTGAAGGAGATGTGCTAATACGAGTTCATTACTCTTCATTAAATTATAAAGATGCGCTTTCAGCTACTGGTAATAAAGGTGTAACGAGAACATATCCTCATACGCCAGGAATCGATGCTGCAGGAGAAGTTGTGAGTAGTGAAGATGGTTCCTTTAAGGTAGGGGATCAAGTTATTGTAACGGGGTATGATTTAGGTATGAATACGTCTGGTGGATTCGGAGAATATATTCGCGTGCCATCATCTTGGATTGTTTCTTTACCAGAAGGAATGTCTTTGAAGGAAAGTATGATGTATGGGACAGCTGGTTTTACAGCTGCACTATCGGTATATAAGCTCATTGGAGCAGGAATTATGCCTAATAGGGGAGATGTTTTAGTAACGGGTGCTACGGGCGGTGTAGGTAGTGTAGTGGTTAGTATTTTAAGTAAGTTAGGATATAACGTAGTCGGAGCAACAGGGAAATTGGAAGAAGAAGAGATGTTACTACGTTTAGGAGCAAAGAAGGTAATTCAGCGTGAAGAGTTGAGTGATGAATCAGGAAGGCCAATGCTTAAAGGAATATACGCCGGGGTTATCGATACTGTGGGCGGAAAGATGTTAGAAACAGCATTGAAATTGGTACGATATGCCGGTTGTGTAACGACATGTGGTAATGTGGCAGGGCATGAATTACACACAACAGTATATCCGTTTATTTTGCGAGGTATTAGCCTTGTAGGAATAGATTCCGTACAATGTCCAGTAGATATGAGAAGAGAAGTGTGGGCATTGTTAGCGACAGAGTGGAAAAACTTAGAACTATTATCTTATACAGAAGAATGTACATTAGAAAAATTAGATGAGAAGTTTTCGCTCATATTGCAAGGAAAGTTAAAAGGAAGAACAGTTGTAAATATGAAATAAAAAAGAGACGCTAACTTGAGCGTCTCTTTCCTATTATAATGATTGTTTTAAATTGACTTTTCCTTGTTCACCTAAAACACCGTCAGCGATATTTACAGCGTGATCACCGATACGCTCTAAGTTACTTACCATGTCAACGAAGATGATGCTTGCATCGCCTGAACAGCTGCGTTCGTTTAGACGTATTACGTGACGTTTGCGAAGAACACGTTCCATTTGGTCGATTTTACGTTCTTTTGCAATAACAGTTTGAGCTAGTTCAGTGTCAAAGTTTGTTAAAGCATTGATTGCATCTTGTAATGTTGAAATTGTTAATTCAAGCATTTCATTTAATTCAGTTAGTGCGTCGTCTGATAGTGAAACGCGGTTTGAAATTTGGAAATCTACAAGTTCTACAAGGTTTTCTACATGATCACCGACACGTTCAATATCTCCAACAACACCAGCTAAAACAGAATGCTTCTCAGAATCTGCTGATGAAAGTGGTTTTTCTGATAGTAAAACTAAATACTCGGTAATTTTTTTATCTAAATTGTTAATAGCTCCTTCTAATTGAGTAGCCATATTAGCGTGTTTTTTGTCTTGTGTATTTAAAAACTGGTTTGCTTCTTTTAATCCATCTAATGAAAACTCCGCCATACGGATAATCTCTTTTTGAGCTTCTGTTAAAGCAATAGCTGGAGATTGTTCAATAAAGATTGGATTTAAATGTTGTGGTTTGAAGTT
This region includes:
- a CDS encoding YhdH/YhfP family quinone oxidoreductase, with translation MGSTTYFFYIIKKNFTDEGESIMDHTSFRAIVVKEKENNQFERKLVEREINRLPEGDVLIRVHYSSLNYKDALSATGNKGVTRTYPHTPGIDAAGEVVSSEDGSFKVGDQVIVTGYDLGMNTSGGFGEYIRVPSSWIVSLPEGMSLKESMMYGTAGFTAALSVYKLIGAGIMPNRGDVLVTGATGGVGSVVVSILSKLGYNVVGATGKLEEEEMLLRLGAKKVIQREELSDESGRPMLKGIYAGVIDTVGGKMLETALKLVRYAGCVTTCGNVAGHELHTTVYPFILRGISLVGIDSVQCPVDMRREVWALLATEWKNLELLSYTEECTLEKLDEKFSLILQGKLKGRTVVNMK